A single region of the Chiloscyllium punctatum isolate Juve2018m chromosome 15, sChiPun1.3, whole genome shotgun sequence genome encodes:
- the LOC140486341 gene encoding capZ-interacting protein isoform X1 — translation MEESSGDAVPTMEEKPMSVAALASKFKQGTNNTLEKNEKPLKRPVRKKPPSSLPLCGMKNDNETDRNADEKSSVSDSNRPPKLKLKTSSPLIEKLQANLCLSPIALLPGAGPKSPLKSSFSPLTSPASTPDSPGTRSQSSESDGGPVSFDQPAEREPLHSLHKNRVRVSLKRRPPSRRFRRSVAEDAANSDSAETDTSPKNAEPEQNGTPDEESNDVFTDDGVQTDDATSKTSPSPEEDSPPSPKESSPEQTSEKELDHLSSSQSQESELSSDLSQCEHMEDNASTTKETEESSNKDNEASASSDHNIAGSETADSETSKEEPKIEEVKAIDIQQQNSKAEEMSPEGTEDERCT, via the exons GAGAGTTCAGGAGATGCAGTGCCAACCATGGAAGAAAAGCCTATGTCAGTGGCTGCATTAGCATCAAAATTTAAACAAGGAACAAACAATACCTTAGAAAAGAATGAG AAACCGCTCAAGAGACCAGTTCGGAAAAAGCCTCCTAGCTCACTGCCTTTGTGTGGGATGAAGAATGACAATGAAACAGACCGTAATGCAGATGAG AAGTCATCAGTTAGTGACTCCAACCGTCCACCAAAGTTGAAATTGAAGACTTCCTCCCCACTCATTGAAAaactccag GCCAACTTGTGTCTCTCCCCGATTGCTCTCTTGCCTGGTGCTGGTCCAAAGAGTCCATTaaaatcttccttctcacctttaACTAGTCCTGCTTCCACACCTGACAGTCCTGGAACACGCTCCCAATCTAGTGAATCTGATGGAGGGCCAGTTTCATTTGACCAACCTGCAGAAAGGGAACCTTTGCACAGTCTGCACAAG AACCGGGTACGTGTGTCATTGAAACGACGGCCACCCAGCAGGAGATTTCGACGATCAGTTGCTGAAGATGCAGCTAACTCTGACTCTGCAGAAACAGACACGTCTCCTAAGAATGCAGAACCAGAACAGAATGGAACACCAGATGAGGAAAGCAATGATgtttttactgatgatggagttCAAACCGATGATGCAACCTCTAAGACTTCCCCTTCGCCTGAAGAAgactctcccccctcaccaaaAGAATCTTCTCCTGAACAAACATCCGAGAAAGAGCTTGATCACCTCTCATCATCTCAGAGCCAAGAATCTGAATTGTCTTCTGATCTAAGCCAATGTGAACACATGGAAGACAATGCTAGCACTACAAAAGAAACTGAGGAGTCTTCAAACAAGGACAATGAGGCTTCTGCCAGCAGTGATCACAACATAGCAGGAAGTGAGACTGCAGATTCTGAGACCTCTAAAGAAGAACCCAAAATTGAAGAAGTGAAAGCAATTGATATTCAGCAGCAGAATTCCAAAGCAGAG GAAATGTCTCCTGAGGGCACTGAAGATGAAAGATGTACCTGA
- the LOC140486341 gene encoding capZ-interacting protein isoform X2, producing the protein MESSGDAVPTMEEKPMSVAALASKFKQGTNNTLEKNEKPLKRPVRKKPPSSLPLCGMKNDNETDRNADEKSSVSDSNRPPKLKLKTSSPLIEKLQANLCLSPIALLPGAGPKSPLKSSFSPLTSPASTPDSPGTRSQSSESDGGPVSFDQPAEREPLHSLHKNRVRVSLKRRPPSRRFRRSVAEDAANSDSAETDTSPKNAEPEQNGTPDEESNDVFTDDGVQTDDATSKTSPSPEEDSPPSPKESSPEQTSEKELDHLSSSQSQESELSSDLSQCEHMEDNASTTKETEESSNKDNEASASSDHNIAGSETADSETSKEEPKIEEVKAIDIQQQNSKAEEMSPEGTEDERCT; encoded by the exons GAGAGTTCAGGAGATGCAGTGCCAACCATGGAAGAAAAGCCTATGTCAGTGGCTGCATTAGCATCAAAATTTAAACAAGGAACAAACAATACCTTAGAAAAGAATGAG AAACCGCTCAAGAGACCAGTTCGGAAAAAGCCTCCTAGCTCACTGCCTTTGTGTGGGATGAAGAATGACAATGAAACAGACCGTAATGCAGATGAG AAGTCATCAGTTAGTGACTCCAACCGTCCACCAAAGTTGAAATTGAAGACTTCCTCCCCACTCATTGAAAaactccag GCCAACTTGTGTCTCTCCCCGATTGCTCTCTTGCCTGGTGCTGGTCCAAAGAGTCCATTaaaatcttccttctcacctttaACTAGTCCTGCTTCCACACCTGACAGTCCTGGAACACGCTCCCAATCTAGTGAATCTGATGGAGGGCCAGTTTCATTTGACCAACCTGCAGAAAGGGAACCTTTGCACAGTCTGCACAAG AACCGGGTACGTGTGTCATTGAAACGACGGCCACCCAGCAGGAGATTTCGACGATCAGTTGCTGAAGATGCAGCTAACTCTGACTCTGCAGAAACAGACACGTCTCCTAAGAATGCAGAACCAGAACAGAATGGAACACCAGATGAGGAAAGCAATGATgtttttactgatgatggagttCAAACCGATGATGCAACCTCTAAGACTTCCCCTTCGCCTGAAGAAgactctcccccctcaccaaaAGAATCTTCTCCTGAACAAACATCCGAGAAAGAGCTTGATCACCTCTCATCATCTCAGAGCCAAGAATCTGAATTGTCTTCTGATCTAAGCCAATGTGAACACATGGAAGACAATGCTAGCACTACAAAAGAAACTGAGGAGTCTTCAAACAAGGACAATGAGGCTTCTGCCAGCAGTGATCACAACATAGCAGGAAGTGAGACTGCAGATTCTGAGACCTCTAAAGAAGAACCCAAAATTGAAGAAGTGAAAGCAATTGATATTCAGCAGCAGAATTCCAAAGCAGAG GAAATGTCTCCTGAGGGCACTGAAGATGAAAGATGTACCTGA
- the LOC140486341 gene encoding uncharacterized protein isoform X3 gives MKNDNETDRNADEKSSVSDSNRPPKLKLKTSSPLIEKLQANLCLSPIALLPGAGPKSPLKSSFSPLTSPASTPDSPGTRSQSSESDGGPVSFDQPAEREPLHSLHKNRVRVSLKRRPPSRRFRRSVAEDAANSDSAETDTSPKNAEPEQNGTPDEESNDVFTDDGVQTDDATSKTSPSPEEDSPPSPKESSPEQTSEKELDHLSSSQSQESELSSDLSQCEHMEDNASTTKETEESSNKDNEASASSDHNIAGSETADSETSKEEPKIEEVKAIDIQQQNSKAEEMSPEGTEDERCT, from the exons ATGAAGAATGACAATGAAACAGACCGTAATGCAGATGAG AAGTCATCAGTTAGTGACTCCAACCGTCCACCAAAGTTGAAATTGAAGACTTCCTCCCCACTCATTGAAAaactccag GCCAACTTGTGTCTCTCCCCGATTGCTCTCTTGCCTGGTGCTGGTCCAAAGAGTCCATTaaaatcttccttctcacctttaACTAGTCCTGCTTCCACACCTGACAGTCCTGGAACACGCTCCCAATCTAGTGAATCTGATGGAGGGCCAGTTTCATTTGACCAACCTGCAGAAAGGGAACCTTTGCACAGTCTGCACAAG AACCGGGTACGTGTGTCATTGAAACGACGGCCACCCAGCAGGAGATTTCGACGATCAGTTGCTGAAGATGCAGCTAACTCTGACTCTGCAGAAACAGACACGTCTCCTAAGAATGCAGAACCAGAACAGAATGGAACACCAGATGAGGAAAGCAATGATgtttttactgatgatggagttCAAACCGATGATGCAACCTCTAAGACTTCCCCTTCGCCTGAAGAAgactctcccccctcaccaaaAGAATCTTCTCCTGAACAAACATCCGAGAAAGAGCTTGATCACCTCTCATCATCTCAGAGCCAAGAATCTGAATTGTCTTCTGATCTAAGCCAATGTGAACACATGGAAGACAATGCTAGCACTACAAAAGAAACTGAGGAGTCTTCAAACAAGGACAATGAGGCTTCTGCCAGCAGTGATCACAACATAGCAGGAAGTGAGACTGCAGATTCTGAGACCTCTAAAGAAGAACCCAAAATTGAAGAAGTGAAAGCAATTGATATTCAGCAGCAGAATTCCAAAGCAGAG GAAATGTCTCCTGAGGGCACTGAAGATGAAAGATGTACCTGA